In the Flavobacteriales bacterium genome, ACGGCAGCAGCTTCGATCCCGGCAGCATGCTCGCCGGCGGCTACACCTACACGGTGAACGGTGTGGCACCCTGCCCCAGCGCGAGCGCAGATGTGACGGTGGTGGTGAACACCCTTCCTGATGCCGGACTTGATGGAGGGTTGACGCTGTGCGCATCGAGCGCCGCAGTTCCGCTGCTCAGCGGACTCAACGGAACGCCAGATGCCGGGGGGAGTTGGACCGGTCCAGGAGGGGCGGTGATCGGGGGCCTGTTCACTCCAGGGCTGGATCCCACGGGCACGTATACCTACACGGTGAACGGTCTCGCCCCGTGTCCATCCGCAAGCGCGACCGTGGATGTCATCGTGGCCACGGACCCGGACCCCGGCACGCCGGGCGCGATCACCCTGTGCACCAACGATGCCGCTGCTCTGCTGTTCACGCATCTCGGAGGTACACCGGATGCCGGAGGAAGCTGGTCAGGCCCGAGCCCTGTGCTCGGCGGACTGTTCGATCCCGGCACCATGCTCGGCGGGGTGTACACCTACACCATCACCGTACCGCCGCCGTGCACCAGCGCCAGCAGCACCGTGACCGTCACCCTCAGCACGCCGCCTGATCCGGGGTCCGATGGCGCGCTGCTGCTCTGCGCCACCAGCCCGGCCACCGCGCTGCTCAGCGGCCTGGGTGGCTCGCCTGATGCGGGTGGCGCGTGGAGCGGACCCAGCCCGGTGGTCGGCGGCCTTTTCGATCCGGCGGGCATGACGCCCGGTACCTACACCTACACGGTGAACGGTGTGGCGCCCTGCCCGGCGGAATCCGCGGTGGTGGAGGTCACCGTGGTGGCCAACCCCGATGCCGGCACGCCCGGCGCGATCACCCTGTGCACCAGCGATGCACCGGCCGACCTCTTCGCACTGCTCGGTGGCACGCCTGATGCGGGCGGTGCGTGGAGCGGTCCCAGCACGCTCAACGGCAGCAGCTTCGATCCAGGCACCATGCTCGCCGGGGTCTATACCTACACCATCACCGTTCCGCCGCCGTGCACCAGCGCCAACAGCACCGTGACCGTCACCCTCAGCACGCCGCCCGATCCGGGGACCGATGGCGCCCTGTTGCTCTGCGCCACCAGCCCGGCGACCGCACTTGTCAGCGGCCTGGGTGGAAGCCCCGATGCGGGCGGTGCGTGGAGCGGGCCCAGCCCCGTGGTCAGTGGCCTCTTCGATCCGGCGGGCATGACGCCCGGCACGTATTCCTACACGGTGGCCGGCACGGCGCCATGCCTGGCGGAGTTCGCGGTCGTGGAGGTCACGGTGGTGGCCAACCCCGATGCCGGCACGCCGGGCGCGATCACCCTGTGCACGAGCGATGCCCCTGTCGATCTCTTCGCACAGCTCGGTGGCACGGCGGATGCCGGCGGCACGTGGAGCGGGCCCAGCACGCTCAACGGCAGCAGCTTCGATCCCGGCAGCATGCTCGCCGGCGGCTACACCTACACCATCACTGTTCCGCCGCCGTGCACCAGCGCCAGCAGCACGGTGACCGTGGCACTCAGCACGCCGCCTGATCCGGGGACCGACGGCGCGCTGCTGCTCTGCGCCACCAGCCCGGCCACCGCGCTGCTCAGCGGCCTTGGAGGAAGCCCCGATGCGGGTGGTGCGTGGAGCGGGCCCAGCCCCGTGGTCGGCGGCCTCTTCGATCCGGCGGGCATGGCGCCCGGCACGTATTCCTACACCGTGGCCGGCACGGCGCCTTGCCCGGCAGCCTCTGCACTCGTCGATGTCACTGTGGTGGCCAACCCCGATGCGGGCTCTCCCGGCGCGATCACGCTCTGCACCAGCGATGCCCCCGTTGATCTCTTCGCACAGGTCGGTGGCACGCCGGATGCCGGCGGCACGTGGAGCGGTCCCAGCACGCTCAACGGCAGCAGCTTCGATCCCGGCACCATGCTCGCCGGGGTCTACACCTACACCATCACCGTGCCGCCGCCGTGCACCAGCGCCAGCAGCACGGTGACCGTCGCGCTCAACACCCCGCCGGATCCGGGGACCGATGGCGCCCTGCTGCTCTGCGCCACCAGCCCGGCGACCGCACTTGTCAGCGGCCTGGGTGGAAGCCCCGATGCGGGCGGTGCGTGGAGCGGGCCCAGCCCCGTGGTCGGCGGCCTCTTCGATCCGGCGGGCATGACGCCTGGCACCTACACCTACACGGTGGCCGGCACGGCGCCTTGCCCGGCAGCCTCTGCACTCGTCGATGTCACTGTGGTGGCCAACCCCAACGCAGGCACGCCGGGCGCGATCACCCTGTGCACGAGCGATGCCCCTGTCGATCTCTTCGCACAGCTCGGTGGCACGGCGGATGCCGGCGGCACGTGGAGCGGTCCCAGCACGCTCAATGGCAGCGGCTTCGATCCCGGCACCATGCTCGCCGGGGTCTACACCTACACCATCACCGTTCCGCCGCCTTGCAGCAACGCCTCAAGCACGGTGACGGTCGCGCTCAACACCCCTCCTGATCCGGGGACCGATGGCGTGTTGACCGTGTGTGCGATCAGTGGCCCTGCCTCGTTGATCGCGGCATTGGGCGGAAGCCCCGACCCGGGCGGCAGCTGGACCGACCCCAACGGCGATCCGCACAGTGGCCTGTTCGACCCGCAGCTGGACCCCATTGGTGCGTACACCTACACGGTCGGGGGCATCGCCCCCTGCCCGGCGTTGTCGGCCTCGGCCACGGTGATGGTGCAGGCGGCTCCGTTCGCCGGCACACCTGCGGTCCTCAACCTATGCGCGAGCGGATCGCCGGTGGACCTGTTCCCCACGCTTGGTGGGGCCGACCCGGGCGGAACGTGGACCGATCCCAACGGCACCGTCTTCACCGATCCGTTCGACCCAACGGCCGACCTCCCCGGCACCTATACCTACACGCTGGCCGGAACGCCGCCTTGCCCGTCCGCCGCCGCCGCGGTGGAGGTCCATGTGCTCACCGATCCCGATGCGGGAAGTGACGCCTCGATCACGCTCTGCTCCACCGGTGTTCCGCTGGATCTCTTCGGACAGCTGGGTGGAGCGCCGGATGCAGGCGGGCTCTGGCTCGATCCCCAAGGTCAGCCGGTCGGCTCCACCTTCGATCCGGCCACGGCAACGGTGGGTGCGTACACCTACGTGCTCGTGGTCCCCGCCCCGTGCGTGAACGACACCGCACAGGTGTTGGTCGCCGTTGTGCAAGCCGTGGATGCCGGGCTCGACGGCGCGTTGCTCGTATGCGCCAATGACGCACCCACGCCCCTGTTCAACCAGCTGGGCGGCACACCCGATGCGGGCGGCACCTGGACGGACCCCATGAACCAGCCGTGGACCGGCCCGTTCGACCCGGCCAGCCATCCGGCCGGCACCTATACCTATCAGGTCAACGGCACCGCACCCTGCCCGAACGACGCCGCCACTGTACTTGTCACCGTGGAGGCGCTGCCGGATGCGGGCACGGACGGATCCACGACGATCTGCCCTGAGGCGGCACCGGTGGATCTGTTCAGCCTCCTGGGTGGGTCACCGGACGCGGGCGGAACCTGGGCGGACCCGTACGGCCAACCGAGCAATGGCTGGTTCGACCCGGCCTCCGACCCGCAGGGAGGGTACACGTACACCGTGTTCGGCCAGGGCGCCTGCCCCAACGCCAGCTCCAGTGCCATGGTGAGCCTCTTCGTGCTGGCACCGCCGGACGCGGGACCGGACCTGGTGGTCTGCGACCTGATGGCCCCGCTGAACGCCTCCGGATCGTGGAGCACCGGGCAATGGCTCGTGGAGGACAGTGCGGAGGTGCTCGATGCGACCGCTGCGGCGACGATGGCCAAAGCCCCCGGTTCCGGAGCCTACGCCTTCATCTGGTCGGTGCTGTCCACCGACGGCTGTGCGATGGCCGACACGGTCGTCATCACCTTCACCACACCGATCAGCGCGCTGGCGCAGACCACCGATGCGATCTGCCACGGCGCATGCGACGGGACCGCGGTGGTTCAGGCCTCCGGCGGCAACGGACCGCTCACCTTTCAATGGACGCCGGCCGTGAGCGGAACGGCCGCGGCGGAAAGCTTCAACGCGCAAGGGCTCTGTGCCGGCCCGTACACGGTATTCGTGCTGGACACGAACGCCTGCTCCATGCCGCTCACGCTCAGCATCAGCGAGCCACCGCCGCTGGTGATCGACGCGGTCCTGGCAACGCCGGAGACCTGCCCGGGCACCTGTGACGGCGCGCTGCAGGTGGTCGATCCGGAAGGCGCGCTGTTCAGCTTCGACGGCGGGGTCACCTGGCAGCCGGTGGCGACCCTGGGTGGGCTGTGCTCCGGTCCTTACGTCGTGATGATGATGAGCGCGAACGGCTGCCTCGCCGCCTCACCCGCGGCGCTCATCCCACCGGCACCCGTGGTGGCCGACTTCGTGGCCCAGCCGGACACGGTGCTCGTCTCCGACCCGACCGTGGTGTTCACCAACCAGAGCGACAACGCCAGCTGGTTCACCTGGGACTTCGCCGGGCTGGGCACCAGCACGCTGCACGCCCCCTCCTTCACCTTCCCCGATGTGCTGGGCGGCACCTACACCGTGTGCCTCACCGCAGTGAACGGCAATGGTTGCGTGGACAGCGTCTGCCATCCCCTAGTGGTGCTCGACCTGCTCGCCGTGCACGTGCCCAACGCCTTCACCCCGAACGGCGACGGCATCAACGACGACTTCATGCCGGTGTTCAACGAGCCCTCGCTGCTCACCGAGTACAGCTTCATGGTCTTCGATCGGTGGGGCGAACTGATCTGGGAGAGCACGGTGCCGCACGAGCCTTGGAACGGGGACTACCACGGCGAGGCCGTGCAGCAGGAGGTGTACACCTGGCGCTTGATCTACAAGGACGGACGTTCCTTCAGGAAGGAGGCGGTGATGGGGCATGTGACTGTGCTGAAGTGATCCACGGGAAAAGTGGAACGAGAAAGCCCGGCTCATCGCCGGGCTTTCTCGTTCCGTGGTGGCACAGGCACGATGCCTGTGCGACATCACACGTCCAGCTTCGCGTACACCGCGTTCTTCTCGATGAACTCGCGGCGGGGCGGCACATCGTCGCCCATGAGCATGCTGAAGATGCGGTCGGCCTCGGCGCCGTTCTCAATGGTCACCTGGCGGAGGGTGCGGCGGGTGGGGTCCATGGTGGTCTCCCAGAGCTGCTCGGCGTTCATCTCACCGAGGCCCTTGTAGCGCTGCACGTTCACGCTGGCGTCCTTGCCGGCGGCCTTCATGCGCTCGATCACGGCGTCGCGCTCGGCCTCGGTCCAGCAGTACACCTGCTCCTTGCCCTTCTTCACCATGTACAGCGGCGGGGTGGCGATGTACAGGCAGCCGCGCTCGATCAGCGGTTGCATGTGGCGGTAGAAG is a window encoding:
- a CDS encoding gliding motility-associated C-terminal domain-containing protein, which translates into the protein MTHGTRGRCAALLLVVAAAWPASAWSQAFEISNGTDNTCAGAFLDSGGQGGTGYGNNENYTYTLCPDNPGDAISVDFITFQLSTAGPAPIDNLVIHDGNSTSAPLIGTYTGTQLQGQVVSASPGNSSGCLTFVWTSNSTGTGVFAGSITCYVPCVRPVAAASMVPAAPAMICPGESVSFNGSASTAAAGFSIASHTWDWDDGTTSTSAGPNATHTFNAPGEYVVQLVVEDNNGCASVNLLDLQVLVGTEPTFTGTLADPGTCVGTPVCLEGVVNATTWNAQPTVDFGGGVALPDNVGSCFTSQLQFSGFAPGATLTNVNQLQSICIDIEHSFLGDLVISIISPSGETVVLHQQGGLGTYLGVPVDNELTPNAVGTCWTYCFSPSATNGTMAANAGVTLPAGTYESVDPLSGLLGAQLNGMWTIEICDLWTFDNGFLCGWSMAFDPGLFGTLTEFTPTYGAACDSTWWTGPDIVSSTGDCEEICVQPPAPGSYDYVYHATDNFGCTYDTTVSITVHPPPTVNAGADATICAGQGPVQLGATASGGAPTSACTYVLQMLDSFGDGWNGASVTITINGVPATYTLNNGANGTVNLPVQTGDVITIAFSSGTYDNEITYRLRNGSNAIVFQDGPSPTIGPAWTGVVDCGSVPVTYSYSWSPTTGLSDPNIANPTANPGSTTTYTVTVTQNGQPGCVGTDQVTVTVATPNGAGTDGSITVCSDAPPFDLYTLLTGATSGGTWTAPGGATVGATFTPGSDPPGIYTYTVTTGAPCPGNDQSTVTVTVVDLPDPGTDGNLTLCSTDAPADLFALLGGTPDAGSAWSGPSTLNGSSFDPGSMLAGVYTYTVNGVAPCPSASADVTVAVNTPPDPGTTGNITLCSTDAPADLFALLGGTPDAGGAWSGPSTLNGSSFDPGTMLAGVYTYTVNGVAPCPSASADVTVAVNTPPDPGTTGNITLCSTDAPADLFALLGGTPDAGGAWSGPGTLNGSSFDPGSMLAGVYTYTVNGVAPCPSASADVTVAINTPPDPGTTGSITLCSTDLPADLFALLGGTPDAGGAWSGPSTLAGSSFDPGSMLAGVYTYTVAGAAPCPSASADVTVAVNTPPDPGTTGSITLCSTDAPTDLFTLLGGTPDAGGAWSGPSTLNGSSFDPGTMLAGVYTYTVNGVAPCPSASADVTVAVNTPPDPGTTGSITLCSSDLPADLFALLGGTPDAGGAWSGPSVLAASSFDPGSMLAGIYTYTVNGVAPCPSASADVTVAVNTPPDPGTTGSITLCSTDAPADLFALLGGTPDAGGAWSGPSTLAGSSFDPGSMLAGIYTYTVNGVAPCPSASADVTVAVNTPPDPGTTGSITLCSTDAPADLFALLGGTPDAGGAWSGPSTLNGSSFDPGSMLAGGYTYTVNGVAPCPSASADVTVVVNTLPDAGLDGGLTLCASSAAVPLLSGLNGTPDAGGSWTGPGGAVIGGLFTPGLDPTGTYTYTVNGLAPCPSASATVDVIVATDPDPGTPGAITLCTNDAAALLFTHLGGTPDAGGSWSGPSPVLGGLFDPGTMLGGVYTYTITVPPPCTSASSTVTVTLSTPPDPGSDGALLLCATSPATALLSGLGGSPDAGGAWSGPSPVVGGLFDPAGMTPGTYTYTVNGVAPCPAESAVVEVTVVANPDAGTPGAITLCTSDAPADLFALLGGTPDAGGAWSGPSTLNGSSFDPGTMLAGVYTYTITVPPPCTSANSTVTVTLSTPPDPGTDGALLLCATSPATALVSGLGGSPDAGGAWSGPSPVVSGLFDPAGMTPGTYSYTVAGTAPCLAEFAVVEVTVVANPDAGTPGAITLCTSDAPVDLFAQLGGTADAGGTWSGPSTLNGSSFDPGSMLAGGYTYTITVPPPCTSASSTVTVALSTPPDPGTDGALLLCATSPATALLSGLGGSPDAGGAWSGPSPVVGGLFDPAGMAPGTYSYTVAGTAPCPAASALVDVTVVANPDAGSPGAITLCTSDAPVDLFAQVGGTPDAGGTWSGPSTLNGSSFDPGTMLAGVYTYTITVPPPCTSASSTVTVALNTPPDPGTDGALLLCATSPATALVSGLGGSPDAGGAWSGPSPVVGGLFDPAGMTPGTYTYTVAGTAPCPAASALVDVTVVANPNAGTPGAITLCTSDAPVDLFAQLGGTADAGGTWSGPSTLNGSGFDPGTMLAGVYTYTITVPPPCSNASSTVTVALNTPPDPGTDGVLTVCAISGPASLIAALGGSPDPGGSWTDPNGDPHSGLFDPQLDPIGAYTYTVGGIAPCPALSASATVMVQAAPFAGTPAVLNLCASGSPVDLFPTLGGADPGGTWTDPNGTVFTDPFDPTADLPGTYTYTLAGTPPCPSAAAAVEVHVLTDPDAGSDASITLCSTGVPLDLFGQLGGAPDAGGLWLDPQGQPVGSTFDPATATVGAYTYVLVVPAPCVNDTAQVLVAVVQAVDAGLDGALLVCANDAPTPLFNQLGGTPDAGGTWTDPMNQPWTGPFDPASHPAGTYTYQVNGTAPCPNDAATVLVTVEALPDAGTDGSTTICPEAAPVDLFSLLGGSPDAGGTWADPYGQPSNGWFDPASDPQGGYTYTVFGQGACPNASSSAMVSLFVLAPPDAGPDLVVCDLMAPLNASGSWSTGQWLVEDSAEVLDATAAATMAKAPGSGAYAFIWSVLSTDGCAMADTVVITFTTPISALAQTTDAICHGACDGTAVVQASGGNGPLTFQWTPAVSGTAAAESFNAQGLCAGPYTVFVLDTNACSMPLTLSISEPPPLVIDAVLATPETCPGTCDGALQVVDPEGALFSFDGGVTWQPVATLGGLCSGPYVVMMMSANGCLAASPAALIPPAPVVADFVAQPDTVLVSDPTVVFTNQSDNASWFTWDFAGLGTSTLHAPSFTFPDVLGGTYTVCLTAVNGNGCVDSVCHPLVVLDLLAVHVPNAFTPNGDGINDDFMPVFNEPSLLTEYSFMVFDRWGELIWESTVPHEPWNGDYHGEAVQQEVYTWRLIYKDGRSFRKEAVMGHVTVLK